The Henckelia pumila isolate YLH828 chromosome 2, ASM3356847v2, whole genome shotgun sequence genome includes a window with the following:
- the LOC140884330 gene encoding B3 domain-containing transcription factor VRN1-like isoform X1, which produces MNRSLGYGDGSAGSNVPRFFKIISDPGTHRLRLPIEFIRRHGHNLAGRVSVKVPSGLVWKVELIRSDGETWLHRGWQQFEEYYSINVGHFLFFEYIGNSQFEVHIFDTTATEINYIHYDHSIHRGLNQAADEAEGIESDSDDSVVFLKEILTGKDGDDAHDDKTVEEVIIRPSRMQHTNSTVRSKCLDIKRDVNDRSEAYTRALAFMSENPTTKPFSIVVMQPSYVDSKYRALNIPKPFAREVLSRKVNSLILSVSEGKTWLIRCVYSNYLRGLLTTGWPKFVDDNELKVGDVCVFEVAEKAINMTWNAVIFRS; this is translated from the exons ATGAATCGTAGCCTCGGATATGGAGATGGGTCTGCAGGTTCAAATGTTCCAAGATTTTTTAAGATCATATCCGACCCTGGAACACACAGACTT AGACTCCCGATTGAATTTATTAGACGACACGGGCATAATCTGGCAGGCCGTGTCTCTGTCAAGGTTCCCAGTGGTCTAGTATGGAAGGTAGAGTTGATTCGCTCCGACGGGGAAACTTGGCTACACCGAGGATGGCAGCAATTTGAAGAGTACTATTCTATCAATGTCGGACACTTCTTGTTTTTCGAATATATCGGGAATTCTCAGTTTGAGGTTCACATATTCGACACCACTGCGACAGAGATAAATTATATTCATTATGATCATTCCATCCACAGAGGTTTGAATCAGGCGGCTGATGAAGCCGAGGGAATTGAATCAGACTCCGATGACTctgttgttttcttgaaagaAATTCTTACAGGCAAAGATGGAGATGATGCTCATGATGACAAAACTGTTGAAGAAGTAATTATACGTCCTTCGAGGATGCAACATACAAATAGTACTGTTAGGTCCAAATGCTTGGACATAAAAAGGGATGTCAACGACAGATCCGAAGCCTACACAAGAGCACTAGCTTTCATGTCTGAGAACCCAACCACAAAGCCGTTTTCCATAGTTGTGATGCAACCATCTTATGTGGACTCTAAATATCGGGCTTTG AATATACCCAAACCCTTTGCCAGAGAAGTATTGTCTCGTAAAGTGAATAGCTTGATCCTCAGTGTTTCCGAAGGGAAGACATGGCTGATCAGATGTGTTTATAGCAATTATTTGAGAGGTTTACTCACTACTGGATGGCCAAAATTCGTCGATGACAATGAGCTTAAAGTAGGCGATGTTTGCGTGTTTGAGGTGGCCGAGAAGGCAATCAACATGACATGGAATGCTGTCATTTTTCGCAGTTAA
- the LOC140884330 gene encoding B3 domain-containing transcription factor VRN1-like isoform X2: protein MLEICWQRLPIEFIRRHGHNLAGRVSVKVPSGLVWKVELIRSDGETWLHRGWQQFEEYYSINVGHFLFFEYIGNSQFEVHIFDTTATEINYIHYDHSIHRGLNQAADEAEGIESDSDDSVVFLKEILTGKDGDDAHDDKTVEEVIIRPSRMQHTNSTVRSKCLDIKRDVNDRSEAYTRALAFMSENPTTKPFSIVVMQPSYVDSKYRALNIPKPFAREVLSRKVNSLILSVSEGKTWLIRCVYSNYLRGLLTTGWPKFVDDNELKVGDVCVFEVAEKAINMTWNAVIFRS from the exons ATGCTTGAGATTTGTTGGCAGAGACTCCCGATTGAATTTATTAGACGACACGGGCATAATCTGGCAGGCCGTGTCTCTGTCAAGGTTCCCAGTGGTCTAGTATGGAAGGTAGAGTTGATTCGCTCCGACGGGGAAACTTGGCTACACCGAGGATGGCAGCAATTTGAAGAGTACTATTCTATCAATGTCGGACACTTCTTGTTTTTCGAATATATCGGGAATTCTCAGTTTGAGGTTCACATATTCGACACCACTGCGACAGAGATAAATTATATTCATTATGATCATTCCATCCACAGAGGTTTGAATCAGGCGGCTGATGAAGCCGAGGGAATTGAATCAGACTCCGATGACTctgttgttttcttgaaagaAATTCTTACAGGCAAAGATGGAGATGATGCTCATGATGACAAAACTGTTGAAGAAGTAATTATACGTCCTTCGAGGATGCAACATACAAATAGTACTGTTAGGTCCAAATGCTTGGACATAAAAAGGGATGTCAACGACAGATCCGAAGCCTACACAAGAGCACTAGCTTTCATGTCTGAGAACCCAACCACAAAGCCGTTTTCCATAGTTGTGATGCAACCATCTTATGTGGACTCTAAATATCGGGCTTTG AATATACCCAAACCCTTTGCCAGAGAAGTATTGTCTCGTAAAGTGAATAGCTTGATCCTCAGTGTTTCCGAAGGGAAGACATGGCTGATCAGATGTGTTTATAGCAATTATTTGAGAGGTTTACTCACTACTGGATGGCCAAAATTCGTCGATGACAATGAGCTTAAAGTAGGCGATGTTTGCGTGTTTGAGGTGGCCGAGAAGGCAATCAACATGACATGGAATGCTGTCATTTTTCGCAGTTAA
- the LOC140883936 gene encoding epoxide hydrolase 3, with the protein MEGIVHRTVSVNGINMHIAEKGEGPVVLFLHGFPELWYTWRHQLNAFAALGYRAVAPDLRGFGDTDAPEKVCSYSCLNIVGDIVALIDQWLSGDKVFVVAHDWGAMIGWYLCLFRPDLVKCFVSLTVPFRPRHPKMKPVEGMRAFFGEEYYMCRFQEPGKMESEMARYGAEAVIKKILTDRKPGPPHLPKENPFGSDDINQINLPSWFKEDDLKYYATKYEQKGFTGGLNYYRALDLNWELTAAWTGAKVTVPVKFIVGDVDMVYTTPGVKEYVHGGEFKKDVPLLEECVVLENTGHFINQERPDEINAHIHHFITKF; encoded by the exons ATGGAGGGTATCGTGCACAGAACAGTGAGCGTTAATGGCATTAACATGCATATAGCGGAGAAAGGAGAAGGTCCGGTTGTGCTCTTCCTCCACGGTTTCCCGGAGCTGTGGTACACATGGCGCCACCAGCTGAATGCCTTCGCCGCCTTGGGGTACAGGGCCGTGGCGCCGGATCTTCGGGGATTCGGAGACACCGATGCACCGGAGAAAGTTTGCAGTTACTCGTGCTTGAACATTGTGGGGGACATAGTGGCGTTGATAGATCAGTGGCTGAGCGGAGATAAGGTGTTCGTGGTGGCGCATGACTGGGGGGCCATGATCGGGTGGTACCTCTGCTTGTTCCGCCCAGATTTGGTCAAGTGTTTCGTGTCTCTTACGGTGCCGTTTCGACCGAGGCATCCCAAGATGAAGCCAGTTGAGGGCATGCGAGCTTTCTTTGGTGAAGAATATTATATGTGCAGATTCCAG GAACCTGGAAAAATGGAATCAGAAATGGCAAGATATGGAGCTGAAGCAGTGATCAAGAAAATCCTCACAGACCGCAAACCCGGCCCTCCCCATTTACCCAAAGAGAACCCATTCGGATCCGACgacataaatcaaattaatttacCGTCTTGGTTTAAAGAAGACGACCTCAAGTATTATGCTACAAAATATGAGCAGAAGGGCTTCACTGGTGGACTTAACTATTATCGAGCCCTTGATTT GAATTGGGAGCTAACAGCAGCGTGGACAGGAGCGAAAGTGACAGTTCCGGTGAAATTTATTGTGGGAGATGTAGACATGGTGTACACAACACCGGGCGTGAAAGAATACGTGCATGGAGGTGAATTCAAGAAAGACGTGCCATTACTGGAGGAATGCGTTGTACTGGAGAACACTGGACATTTCATCAATCAAGAGAGACCCGACGAAATTAATGCTCACATACATCATTTTATCACTAAGTTTTAA